The following proteins are co-located in the Pochonia chlamydosporia 170 chromosome 6, whole genome shotgun sequence genome:
- a CDS encoding protein MGM1, mitochondrial precursor (similar to Aspergillus terreus NIH2624 XP_001210481.1) translates to MSSQVLAAGLRPATRRASVSVTRQLHRVPTGGLLRADSSIRATRRRMWFGGNSFHNAVIAGISFARFLPKLVVKFARIPAMFGGLAIGAFAWVQYQANQASTYAIELFHTTKDTVTSTASNLFDTAKDVAAQTRQGWENTKEQVDAPDWLKKILRIHEDVGTGGSGGQGGGGDPRQSRTGAAAAIGATAAAYGYEKSSEDDPRDLEEVANDDQMMVLTKKMIEIRSILQNVGQSSSLTLPSIVVIGSQSSGKSSVLEAIVGHEFLPKGSNMVTRRPIELTLVNTPGSGEEYGEFPDLGLRRLSDFSSIQRTLTELNMAVSDADCVSDDPIHLTIYSPNVPDLSLIDLPGYIQVVGQNQPLQLKQKISELCDKYIQSPNVILAISAADVDLANSTALRASRRVDPRGERTIGVVTKMDLVEPTRGAAILNDKQYPLRLGYVGVVSKAPSSHGLFKMGQANLMTTIAKNESSFFSSHPLEFGPDAGVNVGTTTLRKKLMHVLEQTMSSSLQSTSDAIRQELEEASYEFKVQYNDRPLSAESYLAESLDAFKHSFKKFTDEFGRPQMRELLKGELDQKVLDLLAARYWNKPIIDLSLAPEEPDHISALPKAEASSLYWHRQLDASVSALTKLGVGRLATTVVASSLQNHVDQLLNNSNFATHPFARQAILEAASTILNERFYSTSDQVENCIKPFKFEIEVEEREWAQGRQHVGDVLKKELYDCEAALTGLESSVGGRRKLKEVMNFVDKARKGDITVEGDGRSGAGGFSASLLAKGREAAFLRDRADIIKMRLMALRSKQCASAKNKYYCPEVFLDAAASKLASTAVLFLNVELLSEFYYNFPRELDLRLGRHLTQDEVERFAKEDPKIRRHLEVIRRKELLELVLEKMDSLKQLEGRERDRPTGTRRPDGEKHRGRWGLF, encoded by the exons ATGAGTTCACAAGTTCTAGCCGCTGGGTTGCGGCCTGCCACACGACGCGCATCAGTCTCTGTCACTCGACAACTACACAGAGTTCCCACGGGAGGTCTACTACGAGCCGACTCATCCATTCGAGCGACTAGGAGGCGCATGTGGTTTGGCGGCAACTCGTTCCATAATGCAGTCATTGCCGGAATCTCATTCGCCCGCTTCTTGCCAAAGCTAGTTGTCAAGTTCGCCAGAATACCCGCTATGTTCGGTGGGTTGGCAATTGGTGCTTTTGCCTGGGTTCAGTATCAAGCAAACC AGGCAAGTACTTATGCCATCGAACTCTTCCATACCACCAAAGACACAGTCACCTCGACGGCGTCCAACCTGTTTGATACGGCcaaggatgttgctgctcaAACGCGTCAGGGATGGGAGAACACGAAGGAGCAGGTCGATGCGCCAGATTGGCTCAAAAAAATCCTTCGAATACATGAAGACGTTGGCACAGGGGGTTCGGGCGGAcaaggaggtggtggtgaccCAAGACAGAGCAGAACCGGCGCTGCCGCGGCTATTGGTGCTACTGCAGCAGCTTATGGCTACGAAAAATCCTCAGAGGATGATCCCCGAGATTTGGAAGAGGTCGCAAATGATGATCAAATGATGGTTTTAACGAAGAAAATGATCGAGATCAGAAGCATACTCCAAAATGTTGGCCAGTCCAGCTCATTAACCCTCCCCTCTATTGTTGTCATTGGCTCCCAATCATCAGGGAAAAGTTCTGTTCTAGAGGCTATTGTTGGACATGAATTTCTGCCCAAGGGCTCAAATATGGTCACGCGTAGACCAATCGAGCTTACTCTGGTGAACACTCCAGGTTCAGGAGAGGAATATGGAGAGTTTCCAGACCTCGGATTGAGGCGTCTTTCAGACTTCTCGTCAATTCAACGGACGCTCACGGAGCTCAACATGGCAGTCTCGGACGCTGACTGTGTGTCGGATGACCCTATACACCTAACAATCTACTCTCCCAATGTTCCGGACTTGTCTCTCATTGATTTACCCGGTTACATTCAGGTTGTTGGTCAAAACCAACCGCTTCAACTAAAGCAGAAGATTTCAGAGCTGTGCGATAAGTACATCCAATCTCCAAATGTCATTCTAGCTATCTCGGCTGCCGACGTGGACCTTGCAAACTCAACCGCACTGAGGGCATCACGCCGAGTTGACCCAAGAGGTGAACGGACAATAGGGGTTGTCACGAAAATGGACCTGGTTGAGCCCACACGTGGCGCTGCAATTCTCAACGACAAGCAATACCCTCTCCGTCTTGGCTATGTGGGAGTTGTTTCCAAAGCACCATCATCGCACGGGTTGTTTAAGATGGGGCAAGCAAatctgatgacgacgatagCAAAAAATgagagcagcttcttctcctcgcaTCCTCTAGAATTCGGGCCAGACGCTggtgtcaatgttggcacGACTACGTTGCGCAAAAAGTTGATGCATGTACTTGAACAAACCATGTCATCCAGCCTGCAAAGCACAAGCGATGCCATTCGACaagagctggaagaggcAAGTTATGAGTTCAAAGTACAATATAACGATCGGCCTCTGTCCGCGGAATCGTATCTCGCGGAGAGTTTGGACGCTTTCAAGCACTCTTTCAAGAAATTCACAGACGAATTTGGCAGACCACAGATGCGAGAGCTGCTGAAAGGCGAGCTCGATCAAAAAGTACTGGACCTCTTGGCTGCCAGGTACTGGAACAAACCTATCATAGATTTGTCGCTGGCCCCAGAAGAGCCTGACCACATCTCAGCTCTGCCGAAGGCAGAAGCTTCCTCGTTGTACTGGCACCGGCAGCTTGATGCGTCAGTATCAGCCCTCACTAAGCTCGGTGTTGGCCGTCTCGCCACTACTGTTGTGGCTTCTTCCTTACAAAATCATGTCGATCAGCTTCTTAACAACTCCAATTTCGCAACTCATCCTTTCGCTCGCCAAGCCATCTTGGAGGCAGCATCAACCATTCTCAATGAAAGATTCTACAGCACCAGTGATCAAGTCGAGAATTGCATTAAGCCCTTCAAGTTCGAaattgaggttgaggaaCGGGAGTGGGCTCAAGGGCGGCAACACGTTGGAGATGTGCTCAAGAAGGAACTATATGACTGCGAGGCTGCTTTGACCGGGCTTGAGTCGTCTGTGGGTGGTCGCCGAAAGTTAAAGGAAGTCATGAATTTCGTCGACAAGGCTCGGAAAGGCGACATTACAGTTGAAGGCGACGGTAGAAGCGGTGCAGGCGGTTTCAGCGCTTCACTTCTGGCCAAAG GACGTGAGGCAGCTTTTCTTCGCGATCGTGCTGATATTATTAAGATGCGACTCATGGCCCTCAGATCTAAGCAATGTGCGTCTGCCAAGAATAAATACTACTGCCCTGAGGTGTTTTTAGACGCTGCAGCCTCCAAGTTAGCTTCTACAGCTGTTCTTTTCCTGAATGTTGAGTTGCTTTCTGAATTCTACTACAACTTCCCTCGCGAGTTGGATCTccgtcttggccgccacCTCACCCAGGACGAAGTTGAGCGGTTTGCGAAGGAAGACCCCAAAATTCGCCGACATCTAGAGGTAATACGCAGAAAGGAGCTTTTGGAACTTGTTCTTGAAAAAATGGACAGTCTGAAACAGCTAGAGGGCAGAGAGCGCGACCGACCGACTGGCACACGCAGGCCTGACGGCGAGAAGCATCGTGGCAGATGGGGCCTGTTTTAA
- a CDS encoding AdoMet-dependent rRNA methyltransferase spb-1 (similar to Aspergillus terreus NIH2624 XP_001211243.1), whose amino-acid sequence MAIQKKHGKGRLDKWYKLAKEKGYRARAAFKLIQLNKKYGFLEKSKVLLDLCAAPGSWCQVAAEVMPVNSLIVGVDLAPIKPIPRVITFQSDITTEKCRATIRQHLKTWKADTVLHDGAPNVGTAWAQDSFNQAELALQSMKLATEFLIEGGTFVTKVFRSKDYNPLLWVLNQLFTKVEATKPPSSRNVSAEIFVVCRGFKAPKRIDPRFLDPRYVFAELTGATPNNEAKVYNPEVKKRKREGYDEGDYTQFKEVAASEFIQTTDPIAILGSSNKLTFSQPRNGDVALAALDKLPETTEEIRNCCRDLKVLGRKDFKLLLKWRLKVRDIFGFSTKDKKSEEDPNGEEVAEVEPMDEELRIQEELQSMKDKENSKKKRERRKENEKKQREIVRMQLNMVAPMDIGMEESGPIGEGAMFSMKSADKSGALRRLNRGRMVVVPDQVQSTAHNSVEGLDQGESESDDEEDRLERELDSMYDNYRERKAEADAKYRAKKAREERDDEWEGFSADDDAEKSDSSVFEEENDSSDDDDDDMPTRSLLADLDDSTPPADGLSKRAAAFFSQDIFKTFTINDKNSVDMNGHEIAVTTGGPSSKDEQLNGLGTSRKKGLESPKANKQLHPQDDETDNSEFEVVKNTIDDDWEEEKRLPDGKLDIDIITAEAMTLAHQLATGQKTSHDAIDDGFNKHAFRDKDGLPEWFMDDEGKHDKPHKPITKAAANAIKEKLRAFNARPIKKVREAKARKKFKAAQKLEKLRKKSDMLANDEGMTEKEKAESISKLLSKAARKKPSQPAKLVVARGSNRGIQGRPKGVRGRYRMVDPRMKKELRAQKRVSQKKKR is encoded by the exons ATGGCGATCCAAAAGAAGCATGGCAAGGGTCGTCTTGACAAGTGGTATAAGCTTGCCAAGGAAAAGGGCTACCGTGCTCGAGCCGCTTTCAAACTTATTCAGTTGAACAAAAAGTATGGATTCCTGGAGAAAAGCAAGGTCCTTTTGGATCTTTGCGCCGCACCTGGT TCGTGGTGCCAAGTTGCCGCGGAAGTAATGCCCGTAAACAGTTTAATTGTCGGCGTTGATCTTGCTCCCATCAAGCCGATACCCAGAGTAATCACCTTCCAGAGCGACATTACGACTGAGAAGTGCCGTGCCACTATTCGACAACATCTGAAAACCTGGAAAGCTGACACTGTATTGCACGACGGCGCGCCGAATGTTGGTACCGCATGGGCTCAGGACTCGTTCAACCAGGCAGAGCTCGCTTTGCAGTCCATGAAACTAGCGACGGAATTCCTTATCGAAGGTGGCACATTTGTTACCAAAGTTTTCCGATCGAAGGACTACAATCCACTTTTATGGGTGCTGAATCAGCTCTTCACGAAGGTCGAAGCTACAAAGCCGCCTTCGTCTCGAAATGTGTCCGCCGAAATTTTCGTTGTTTGCAGAGGCTTTAAAGCCCCCAAACGTATCGACCCTAGATTTCTCGACCCGCGTTATGTTTTCGCCGAACTGACTGGTGCAACACCGAATAACGAGGCCAAGGTTTATAACCCTGAGGTGAAGAAGCGGAAACGAGAAGGTTATGATGAGGGTGACTACACCCAATTCAAAGAAGTCGCCGCTAGCGAGTTCATCCAGACGACAGACCCAATCGCTATCCTCGGATCATCTAACAAGCTCACATTTTCACAGCCACGCAATGGGGACGTTGCCCTGGCGGCCCTGGACAAGCTGCCAGAAACTACTGAAGAAATCAGAAACTGTTGCCGAGATCTCAAGGTCCTTGGAAGGAAAGACTTCAAGCTACTCCTCAAGTGGAGACTTAAAGTGAGAGACATCTTTGGCTTTTCAACCAAGGACAAAAAGTCCGAGGAAGATCCAAATGGAGAAGAGGTGGCTGAAGTTGAACCAATGGATGAGGAACTCCGTATTCAAGAAGAGTTACAGAGCATgaaagacaaggagaactcaaagaagaaaagagagcgGCGTAAGGAAAACGAGAAGAAACAGCGCGAGATTGTTCGTATGCAACTCAACATGGTTGCACCTATGGATATTGGCATGGAAGAGTCTGGGCCAATTGGAGAAGGTGCCATGTTTTCTATGAAATCTGCGGACAAGTCAGGTGCATTGCGAAGACTCAATCGTGGAAGAATGGTTGTAGTTCCCGATCAAGTACAGTCAACAGCTCACAACAGTGTTGAAGGACTCGACCAAGGCGAAAGTGaaagtgatgatgaagaagaccGCCTGGAACGGGAACTTGACTCCATGTACGACAACTATCGCGAGCGGAAGGCCGAGGCGGACGCGAAATACCGAGCTAAGAAAGCCAGGGAAGAGCGAGATGATGAATGGGAGGGCTTCTCggccgacgacgatgccgaaaAATCAGACTCAAGCGTATTCGAAGAAGAGAACGATTCTTcggacgatgatgacgacgacatgccaacaagaagcctGTTGGCAGATCTTGACGATAGCACTCCCCCAGCGGATGGATTATCTAAAAGAGCCGCGGCTTTCTTCAGCCAAGATATCTTCAAAaccttcaccatcaacgacaaaaaTTCTGTTGACATGAATGGGCATGAGATAGCCGTGACCACTGGCGGGCCATCTTCCAAGGATGAGCAGTTGAACGGATTGGGTACCAGCCGTAAGAAGGGCTTAGAGTCTCCCAAAGCGAACAAACAGCTACACCCTCAGGATGACGAGACGGACAACAGTGAATTTGAAGTCGTTAAGAATACAATTGACGACGActgggaagaggagaagagacTTCCAGATGGCAAGCTCG ACATTGATATTATTACTGCCGAAGCAATGACGTTGGCTCATCAACTTGCTACGGGCCAGAAGACTAGCCACGACGcgattgatgatggcttcaataaGCATGCATTCCGTGACAAGGATGGCTTACCTGAGTGGTtcatggatgatgaaggcaaGCACGATAAACCGCACAAGCCTATTACCAAGGCAGCGGCGAATGCCATCAAAGAGAAACTCAGGGCGTTCAACGCAAGACCCATCAAAAAGGTCCGGGAAGCTAAGGCAAGAAAGAAGTTCAAGGCTGCTCagaagttggagaagcttAGGAAGAAGTCCGACATGctcgccaatgatgaaggcatgacagaaaaggaaaaggcgGAAAGTATATCTAAACTCCTGAGCAAAGCTGCTCGAAAGAAGCCGTCACAACCCGCTaagctggtggtggctcGGGGCTCGAATAGGGGAATTCAGGGCCGACCAAAGGGTGTGAGAGGGAGATATCGTATGGTGGATCCGCGAATGAAGAAGGAGCTGAGAGCGCAAAAGCGAGTTTCTcagaagaaaaagaggtGA
- a CDS encoding cupin-like domain-containing protein, with product MPVSKIDSALKDLICTFNELNNPTIEELDSEPSPLEFMRYVSRNSPFVVRGGASSWKATREWDSNYLRSAMAGQTVKVAVTPHGNADAPTFSPKDNVTVLSKPHEESQMFDDFLTYILQQERDESFPSGSEVWYAQTQNDNFRDEYSCLFPDAQKDIPFARIALQKAPDAVNLWIGNSRSVTATHKDNFENIFVQVVGRKHFVLLPPVCHPCMNETLLTPATYVRDEAGLSIRLDEGVDLVPFATWDPDDPQSNATRFSHYAQPVRVTLDPGDMLYLPALWYHKVSQSTIPEREGFVVAINYWYDMEFTGPLFPAASLIRTLANDAT from the exons ATGCCTGTTTCAAAGATTGACTCCGCGCTCAAAGACTTAATTTGCACCTTCAACGAGCTCAACAATCCTACCATTGAGGAGCTCGACTCCGAACCTAGCCCCTTGGAATTCATGCGATATGTCTCTCGAAATTCGCCATTTGTGGTACGTGGAGGTGCATCGTCGTGGAAAGCTACTCGGGAGTGGGATTCAAACTACTTGAGATCGGCAATGGCTGGACAGACCGTCAAGGTTGCCGTCACTCCTCACGG CAACGCAGATGCACCAACATTTTCGCCGAAAGACAATGTTACTGTTCTATCAAAGCCTCACGAGGAATCTCAGATGTTTGATGATTTCCTCACGTACATTTTACAACAGGAGAGAGATGAGTCTTTCCCGTCCGGATCGGAAGTGTGGTACGCACAAACAC AAAATGATAATTTCAGGGACGAGTACTCTTGTTTGTTTCCAGATGCACAAAAAGATATTCCGTTCGCACGCATCGCCCTCCAGAAGGCACCAGATGCGGTGAATTTGTGGATAGGCAACTCTAGGTCTGTAACAGCAACACACAAGGACAACTTTGAAAACATATTTGTACAGGTCGTGGGCAGAAAACACTTTGTTCTACTGCCCCCTGTATGCCATCCTTGTATGAACGAGACTTTGCTTACTCCGGCTACCTATGTCCGCGATGAAGCTGGTCTTTCTATTCGCCTTGATGAAGGGGTAGATCTGGTTCCCTTTGCGACTTGGGACCCAGATGATCCGCAATCAAACGCCACGCGGTTTTCTCACTATGCTCAACCAGTGCGAGTAACTCTAGACCCTGGAGATATGCTGTACCTGCCAGCCCTGTG GTACCACAAAGTTAGCCAATCAACTATCCCCGAACGCGAAGGGTTCGTCGTTGCCATTAATTACTG GTACGACATGGAGTTTACTGGGCCCCTTTTTCCAGCGGCTTCCCTTATTCGGACTCTGGCCAATGACGCAACTTGA
- a CDS encoding sterol regulatory element-binding protein cleavage-activating protein (similar to Cordyceps militaris CM01 XP_006669135.1) produces the protein MIWYLLYPLRGTTEPPDLAPSHPLRRGFSRYGRYVAGHVITALLISATVATILIYPIPYLFTRDFVNGASYLPHHVWTVAQPLAYDATVEPDIIMRSVWVHSSYMEALNPDLLASALHLQDELLGETKNFSPRDAPHKLATSQNDAELSLAQRDALHISNGLTNQSWFFHSPLLYWQGSRDNLLADRDILSTINDRKNQSNFANTTLRHSVVFSGKRFEDRRLVAADAIVITLLCLGDSPVGREWEKRALSVTKKLSNQFDVYPSDGRYARSQLYEFQFRPISVQDILSLAFAYGFALFYFLMSLSKLRAVKSKIGLIVTIVTQIAFSIMSSFTVCAILNFDLSRIPQGAYPLVVLSMSLENIFRLINAVILTPSEDSTSNRIGHAFGQTALTALASSLQNVLILVGLSRMVSPGVASFCVFAAVAIVFDFFYLSTFFLSVLSVDVRRMELGDALAKAALRQSRRKQLGNGRGPWTDGFFQGKIAWSTRIAGTVIMIGFVVIAQWHFFGDDNMFRKLLRLYRGTDTTLLRTSDSALLKGLHQARGHTSWLRNQDHETAKEIIRLIKPGAYSYVARVFEPLVFVQRNSDRIPHSKEPTLLPAAYDFVHHQLSRFVVIVVVIVAALRLLMNYLLWGEDEEQRNREEQDENPMVSVKSMGGGHILDVAMLSKSKAGHIVSVGLDRVVRVWDVRGQGCSYVVADGNDTELCPFPILAMSVDDTCTWLALLSTSQVSFWNLQEHRWGGSVPLESTSQRPAAFFFESRSYTDKPTIILVHHNGTLVELTSGAQIASSVTSICPEPLALARVLFRKSNTEALPFVVTVSKQGQVYVSRRQESSWTTRLMDLNLPNAKGIAQIVPISPLGVFALATNDCVYFIDAEEGDVLRSFQTERMAAKSLQCTYSPNPTSEPGSLGLASLTLCYVGVETGDCVLQTYVPRDDGEAIYLRSRKVKADGDDCSYESSREIKKRVKNPGTWHVLSDGSVVGIRLVLHRNNRHNHTNSGLRRRHAMEQRNLYSFANWEVWATSPCDKPDMEECRPLFEMRDESSHLVVSDLGPKVSVGLRSVAFAFGNVIKLVTSGPLEQYEVDAANNNYDALVGTASRRRKAGQAGRTRATS, from the exons ATGATTTGGTACTTGTTATATCCTTTACGAGG GACGACCGAGCCCCCGGATCTCGCACCATCGCATCCCCTTCGTCGTGGCTTCTCCCGTTATGGTCGATATGTCGCTGGCCATGTTATCACTGCTCTGCTCATATCCGCAACTGTCGCTACCATACTCATCTATCCTATCCCTTATCTCTTCACCAGGGATTTTGTGAATGGCGCATCATATCTACCTCATCATGTCTGGACCGTGGCTCAACCGCTTGCGTATGATGCTACCGTGGAACCAGACATTATCATGAGGTCCGTGTGGGTTCATTCTAGCTACATGGAAGCTCTCAACCCCGATCTACTTGCGTCGGCATTGCATCTCCAGGACGAACTTTTGGGGGAGACCAAAAATTTCAGCCCCAGAGATGCGCCACACAAACTGGCGACTTCCCAAAATGACGCCGAGTTATCGTTGGCTCAACGAGACGCCCTGCACATTTCCAACGGCCTTACGAACCAGTCGTGGTTTTTCCATTCGCCATTGCTCTACTGGCAAGGCTCCCGAGACAACTTGTTGGCGGATCGTGACATTCTCTCCACTATTAATGATAGGAAAAACCAGTCCAACTTCGCCAATACTACACTCCGCCATTCCGTCGTTTTTAGTGGAAAACGTTTTGAGGATCGACGACTagttgctgctgatgctaTTGTTATCACTCTTCTTTGCCTGGGGGACTCCCCCGTTGGCCGTGAATGGGAGAAACGGGCGCTATCTGTTACTAAGAAACTGTCTAACCAGTTTGACGTTTATCCATCCGATGGCAGGTACGCGAGGAGCCAACTATACGAATTCCAATTTCGACCTATTTCAGTTCAAGATATCCTCAGCCTAGCATTTGCCTATGGCTTCGCATTATTCTATTTTCTCATGAGTCTCTCAAAGCTACGAGCCGTCAAGTCAAAGATTGGACTCATTGTCACAATTGTTACTCAAATCGCCTTCTCCATCATGTCGAGTTTCACTGTTTGCGCAATACTGAACTTTGACTTGTCACGGATTCCGCAAGGCGCGTATCCCCTCGTTGTGCTATCCATGAGCTTGGAGAATATATTTCGGCTTATAAATGCTGTTATTCTTACCCCATCGGAGGATAGTACAAGCAACAGAATTGGCCACGCATTTGGTCAAACCGCTCTTACTGCACTGGCTAGTTCGCTGCAGAATGTCTTGATTCTCGTTGGCTTATCTCGCATGGTGTCCCCGGGAGTGGCTTCATTTTGTGTCTTTGCAgccgttgccattgttttTGACTTTTTTTATCTTTCTACCTTTTTTTTGTCTGTCCTTAGCGTCGACGTGAGACGTATGGAATTAGGAGATGCGCTTGCCAAAGCTGCTTTGCGACAAAGCCGACGCAAACAGCTGGGAAACGGCCGTGGCCCCTGGACCGACGGCTTTTTTCAGGGGAAAATTGCCTGGTCAACACGGATTGCGGGGACTGTGATTATGATTGGATTTGTCGTTATAGCGCAGTGGCATTTCTTTGGCGATGACAACATGTTTCGAAAACTTCTGCGGCTTTACAGAGGCACTGACACGACTTTACTCCGAACATCCGACTCGGCATTGTTAAAAGGTCTTCATCAGGCCAGAGGTCATACCTCGTGGCTGAGAAATCAGGACCACGAAACAGCCAAGGAAATCATTCGGCTAATTAAGCCTGGAGCTTACAGCTACGTCGCTAGAGTCTTTGAGCCACTCGTATTCGTTCAGCGAAACTCTGATCGAATACCTCACAGCAAAGAACCTACCCTTCTACCCGCTGCATATGACTTTGTTCATCACCAGCTATCGCGCTTTGTTGTAATAGTGGTTGTGATTGTGGCCGCTCTTCGACTGCTCATGAACTATCTGCTGTGGggtgaagacgaggagcagcGGAATCGCGAGGAACAGGATGAAAACCCCATGGTTTCAGTCAAATCCATGGGTGGTGGTCACATCCTCGACGTCGCCATGCTGAGCAAATCAAAAGCGGGACATATTGTATCTGTTGGCCTCGACAGAGTCGTCCGAGTTTGGGATGTTCGGGGACAGGGGTGTAGTTATGTTGTGGCAGACGGAAATGACACTGAGTTATGTCCGTTTCCCATATTAGCCATGTCGGTTGATGACACATGTACCTGGCTGGCTCTGTTGTCGACGTCACAGGTATCATTCTGGAATCTGCAAGAGCATAGATGGGGCGGTTCTGTACCCTTGGAAAGCACCTCGCAGCGACCCGCTGCGTTCTTCTTCGAATCTCGCTCATATACCGACAAACCGACCATTATACTCGTGCATCATAATGGTACATTGGTCGAACTCACTTCTGGAGCACAAATTGCTAGCAGCGTGACTTCCATTTGCCCTGAACCGCTGGCGCTTGCTCGTGTTCTTTTCAGGAAGA GCAATACGGAAGCGTTACCATTCGTTGTGACTGTCTCCAAACAGGGGCAAGTCTACGTTAGCAGGAGACAGGAGTCGTCATGGACCACCCGGCTCATGGATTTGAATCTCCCGAACGCCAAAGGAATCGCTCAAATCGTGCCAATTTCTCCTCTCGGagtgtttgctttggcaacAAATGATTGCGTCTACTTTattgatgctgaggagggTGATGTGCTCCGAAGCTTCCAAACTGAGAGAATGGCTGCTAAATCTCTTCAATGCACGTACTCGCCTAATCCAACTTCTGAACCGGGCTCACTTGGATTAGCATCCTTGACACTGTGTTATGTTGGTGTAGAGACTGGCGACTGTGTGTTGCAAACCTATGTCCCCAGGGATGATGGGGAAGCCATTTATCTTCGAAGCAGGAAAGTCAAGGcggatggtgatgactgtAGCTACGAGTCATCAAGGGAGATAAAAAAAAGAGTCAAGAATCCTGGAACTTGGCATGTCCTCTCAGACGGCAGTGTGGTTGGCATACGACTGGTGCTTCACAGAAATAACCGGCACAACCACACTAACTCCGGACTACGTCGACGACATGCAATGGAACAAAGAAACCTATATTCCTTTGCCAATTGGGAAGTGTGGGCAACTTCACCTTGCGATAAACCAGATATGGAGGAATGCCGACCTCTCTTCGAGATGAGAGATGAGTCAAGCCACTTGGTGGTGTCAGACTTAGGACCAAAAGTCTCGGTCGGACTTCGATCCGTGGCTTTTGCGTTTGGCAACGTTATTAAGCTGGTAACTTCTGGTCCACTTGAGCAATACGAGGTTGATGCTGCAAATAACAATTACGATGCACTGGTTGGTACGGCAAGTAGGCGCCGCAAGGCAGGACAGGCAGGAAGGACAAGAGCGACCAGCTGA
- a CDS encoding MYB-like protein (similar to Metarhizium robertsii ARSEF 23 XP_007823018.1) — protein sequence MKESGDNLSWDDISKSLNREKNDTKSRWKLIRHQRTRQPASQSSVDEDGVNDSGQSEEDEAKTTHGKNLVRSTCVVATKKMANEEPGSHVAKGTRHGQPHDSANTQSNDDVLSGNGASDESSCGTNEHNHELEYLYGEMFNSIYPVETEYEANEYLPEWDTAMLATIACMHTQNKLLEMKANFMNATGADVPIAVLRDWYEGGWAAKHDYRPCLNQEISNERVEEWIDSVSMEEK from the coding sequence ATGAAGGAGTCCGGAGACAATCTTTCATGGGATGACATTTCCAAGTCTCTCAATCGTGAGAAAAATGATACCAAGTCCCGCTGGAAGCTCATTAGGCACCAGAGGACTCGCCAGCCTGCCAGTCAGAGCAGCGTGGACGAGGACGGCGTCAATGATTCCGGTCAAagcgaggaagacgaagcgAAAACGACCCATGGCAAGAATCTAGTCAGATCTACATGTGTTGTAGCTACCAAGAAAATGGCGAATGAAGAGCCTGGTTCGCACGTGGCGAAAGGGACAAGACACGGCCAACCTCACGACTCAGCCAACACGCAATCCAACGACGATGTGCTTTCCGGAAATGGAGCATCGGATGAGTCGTCTTGTGGTACGAATGAGCACAACCACGAGCTGGAGTATCTTTATGGTGAAATGTTCAACTCTATATACCCGGTAGAGACGGAGTATGAGGCGAATGAATACTTGCCCGAGTGGGACACTGCCATGCTCGCAACCATCGCGTGCATGCACACACAAAATAAGCTCCTGGAAATGAAGGCAAACTTTATGAATGCAACAGGTGCCGATGTACCCATTGCAGTTCTTCGGGACTGGTATGAGGGAGGTTGGGCTGCCAAGCATGACTATCGTCCCTGCTTGAATCAGGAGATTTCGAATGAGCGGGTAGAGGAATGGATCGACAGTGTATCAATGGAGGAGAAGTAA
- a CDS encoding glutamyl-tRNA synthetase (similar to Metarhizium robertsii ARSEF 23 XP_007823017.1) — MNRSGYLTWRAKQKSQAASQVSELLASSAIQPALTEEERSRIAALIRKEGLTTNEETQILEDVACLVFLDDQFDDFEAKADIDEDKMVGILKKTWAKMTEQGRSLALGMDLSERAKMLIAKALEASTE, encoded by the coding sequence ATGAATCGCTCTGGTTACCTAACGTGGAGAGCTAAGCAGAAGTCTCAAGCTGCCTCTCAAGTCTCTGAACTTCTAGCCTCTTCGGCTATCCAGCCAGCGTTAACGGAAGAGGAGCGCAGCCGCATCGCCGCGCTGATAAGAAAAGAAGGTCTCACTACAAACGAAGAGACTCAGATCCTCGAGGATGTTGCTTGCCTAGTCTTCCTCGACGACCAGTTTGACGACTTTGAAGCCAAAGCTGACATAGATGAGGATAAGATGGTGggcattttgaagaagacTTGGGCCAAAATGACTGAGCAGGGACGAAGCTTGGCTCTAGGAATGGATCTCAGTGAGAGGGCAAAAATGCTAATTGCAAAGGCTCTAGAAGCTTCTACAGAATGA